A part of Geothrix oryzae genomic DNA contains:
- the purS gene encoding phosphoribosylformylglycinamidine synthase subunit PurS, with protein MKVRVSVQLKPGILDPQGKAVEQGLHGFGFAVEHVRIGRLIEMEIPGTDPAEVKAKALAMCDKLLVNPVMEKASIEVV; from the coding sequence ATGAAGGTTCGCGTGTCGGTGCAGTTGAAGCCCGGAATCCTGGATCCCCAGGGCAAGGCGGTGGAGCAGGGCCTGCATGGCTTCGGCTTCGCGGTGGAGCATGTGCGCATCGGCCGCCTCATCGAGATGGAGATTCCGGGCACGGATCCCGCCGAGGTGAAGGCCAAGGCCCTGGCCATGTGCGACAAGCTGCTGGTCAACCCGGTGATGGAGAAAGCCTCCATCGAGGTGGTCTGA
- a CDS encoding MGMT family protein, translating into MPRPKPAKRLEPPAPTRDFRAAVLAVVAQIPEGHLASYGQVALLAGFPQRPRQVGMVLSGLPENTDLPWHRVVNTRGYVPSRGRWWGAFEQIGRLRDEGIEVDDQGNLDLEAHRWSGEPSTPRRSRRGTTASPAVGRAAPPTPKARKKG; encoded by the coding sequence ATGCCGAGGCCGAAGCCCGCAAAGCGTCTCGAGCCGCCCGCGCCGACGCGGGATTTCCGCGCCGCGGTCCTGGCCGTGGTGGCGCAGATCCCAGAAGGCCACCTCGCCTCCTACGGCCAGGTGGCGCTGCTGGCGGGTTTCCCCCAGCGCCCGCGCCAGGTGGGCATGGTGCTGTCGGGCCTGCCGGAAAACACGGACCTGCCCTGGCACCGCGTGGTGAACACCCGGGGCTATGTCCCCAGCCGGGGCCGCTGGTGGGGGGCCTTCGAGCAGATCGGGCGCCTGCGCGACGAAGGCATTGAGGTCGATGACCAAGGCAACCTCGACCTCGAGGCCCATCGGTGGAGCGGTGAGCCTTCGACGCCCCGACGCTCCAGGCGGGGCACCACGGCTTCACCAGCCGTCGGAAGAGCCGCCCCGCCCACCCCAAAGGCCCGGAAAAAGGGCTGA
- a CDS encoding DUF2203 domain-containing protein produces MGRIFTLDEARALMPQVKATTEPVYTLAASLAEELSQAEDAKDEARSEALRERLQVLVQSWQQSMQDLEAEVKGLWLVDFDSGDGYWCWAYPEEALDHWHSYEGGFRSRVPVDQRPGVQA; encoded by the coding sequence ATGGGCCGCATTTTCACCTTGGACGAAGCGCGGGCCCTGATGCCCCAGGTGAAGGCCACCACAGAACCTGTCTACACACTGGCTGCGAGTCTGGCCGAGGAGTTGAGCCAGGCGGAGGACGCCAAGGACGAGGCGCGATCCGAGGCCCTGCGCGAGCGGCTCCAGGTCCTCGTGCAAAGCTGGCAGCAGAGCATGCAGGACCTCGAGGCCGAAGTGAAGGGCCTCTGGCTGGTGGATTTCGATTCCGGCGATGGCTACTGGTGCTGGGCCTACCCCGAGGAAGCCCTCGACCACTGGCACAGCTATGAAGGCGGCTTCCGCTCCCGCGTGCCCGTGGATCAGCGGCCGGGCGTGCAGGCCTAG
- the lpxB gene encoding lipid-A-disaccharide synthase, whose protein sequence is MTQTLLVIAGEDSGDLHGAELLRELKARRPDLRIIGVGGPRMTPLLDRKLADVKDLAVVGFVEVIKHLPRLNRLFKQILAAAAEEAIAGALLIDYPGFNLRLAKALRKQLPSVKLHQYVCPQVWAWKKGRIPELGHTLDTLYCLFDFEPELFRGYSVEARFVGHPLVEVVKPECDRATFFSEAGLDPARPLVALLPGSRTGEIQHLLPPMAELAEQWRTTRPEVQWVLPVAPTLDPAFVRAHLKGAPVTLVEGRTYAARAHAQAALVASGTATLETALLGTPFAIVYKLNALTYQMAKRIVRVPHFGLANVVARREVAPELLQDEVNPERLGRELARLLEPETARRLRAELGEVRGHLGEPGAAGRVAEDLLGKL, encoded by the coding sequence ATGACGCAGACCCTGCTGGTCATCGCCGGGGAGGACTCCGGCGATCTGCACGGTGCGGAGCTGCTCCGCGAATTGAAGGCCCGGCGCCCGGATCTGCGGATCATCGGCGTGGGCGGCCCGCGCATGACCCCCTTACTGGACCGCAAGCTGGCGGATGTGAAGGACCTGGCTGTGGTGGGTTTCGTGGAGGTGATCAAGCACCTGCCGCGCCTGAACCGGCTCTTCAAGCAGATCCTGGCTGCCGCGGCGGAAGAGGCCATCGCCGGGGCGCTGCTCATCGACTACCCCGGCTTCAACCTGCGGCTGGCCAAGGCCCTGCGCAAGCAGCTGCCCAGCGTGAAGCTGCATCAGTATGTGTGCCCCCAGGTGTGGGCCTGGAAGAAGGGCCGCATCCCGGAACTGGGCCACACCCTGGATACGCTCTACTGCCTCTTCGATTTCGAGCCGGAGCTGTTCCGGGGCTACTCGGTGGAGGCCCGCTTCGTGGGGCATCCCCTGGTGGAGGTGGTGAAGCCCGAGTGCGACCGCGCCACCTTCTTTTCGGAAGCGGGCCTGGACCCGGCCCGACCCCTCGTGGCGTTGTTGCCGGGCAGCCGCACGGGCGAGATCCAGCATCTGCTGCCGCCCATGGCTGAGCTGGCGGAGCAGTGGCGGACCACCCGGCCCGAAGTGCAGTGGGTGCTCCCCGTGGCCCCCACCCTGGATCCGGCCTTCGTGCGCGCCCACCTGAAGGGCGCCCCCGTGACGCTGGTGGAAGGCCGTACTTATGCGGCCCGGGCCCATGCCCAGGCGGCCCTGGTGGCCTCGGGCACCGCCACCCTGGAGACCGCCCTCCTGGGCACCCCCTTCGCCATCGTCTACAAGCTGAACGCGCTTACCTACCAGATGGCCAAGCGCATCGTGAGGGTCCCCCACTTCGGCTTGGCCAATGTGGTGGCGCGGCGCGAGGTGGCGCCGGAACTGCTGCAGGACGAGGTCAACCCCGAGCGGCTGGGTCGGGAGCTGGCCCGGCTGCTGGAGCCCGAGACGGCCCGGCGCCTTCGCGCCGAGCTGGGGGAAGTGCGGGGGCATCTCGGCGAGCCCGGCGCCGCGGGCCGCGTGGCCGAGGACCTGTTGGGGAAGCTCTGA
- a CDS encoding cell envelope integrity protein TolA: protein MSQDLQAYLRSRSHLGELGWSSGLALSLALHLAVGVAFFWPRGGSSDQPEEAKVTWVNLPAAMGGTSGGSDAMEVGKTGERLRRVEEVAPVRDTSPSATAPDPFATKTTKSAARGDSKDAASQGTGTTAAKGKTATPNPVAGAVGSGNGAAFGAGSGIPGLNPSAGVQGGVGLVGGVDGNFPFVWYLQQVQARITSNWNRVSSTQGRVQIYFRIARDGSLDRVRIEVPSGNAAMDESARMAVLRAAPLQRLPEGYDGQYLGVRFWFTYLGN from the coding sequence ATGAGCCAGGACCTCCAGGCCTACCTCCGCAGCCGCTCCCATCTGGGCGAGCTGGGATGGTCATCGGGCCTGGCCCTGAGCCTGGCCCTGCACCTCGCCGTGGGGGTGGCCTTCTTCTGGCCTCGGGGCGGCTCTTCGGACCAGCCCGAGGAGGCCAAGGTCACCTGGGTGAACCTGCCTGCGGCCATGGGCGGCACTTCCGGCGGGTCGGACGCCATGGAGGTCGGCAAGACCGGCGAGCGCCTGCGGCGCGTGGAGGAGGTGGCACCCGTCCGCGACACCTCGCCTTCCGCCACGGCCCCCGACCCCTTCGCCACGAAGACCACCAAGTCCGCCGCCCGGGGCGACAGCAAGGATGCCGCCAGCCAGGGCACCGGCACCACCGCCGCCAAGGGCAAGACAGCCACACCCAATCCCGTGGCCGGCGCCGTGGGTTCGGGGAACGGCGCGGCCTTCGGCGCCGGCAGCGGCATCCCCGGCCTCAACCCCAGCGCCGGCGTGCAGGGGGGCGTGGGCCTCGTGGGCGGGGTGGATGGCAACTTCCCCTTCGTCTGGTACCTCCAGCAGGTCCAGGCCCGCATCACTTCCAACTGGAACCGGGTGTCGAGCACCCAGGGCCGCGTGCAGATCTACTTCCGCATCGCCCGGGACGGCAGCCTCGACCGGGTGCGCATCGAGGTGCCCAGCGGCAACGCCGCCATGGATGAAAGCGCCCGCATGGCCGTCCTCCGCGCCGCACCGCTCCAGCGGTTGCCCGAAGGCTATGACGGCCAGTACCTTGGCGTGCGCTTCTGGTTCACCTACCTGGGAAATTGA
- a CDS encoding ExbD/TolR family protein, which translates to MSFTPGSRRGAMADINMTPLIDVMLVLLIIFMIAAPMMTTGVDVKLPESRTGRNLESEALTVSVTFDGRLQFDKAFMALPVLANQLKARAQSGGKRPVLVRADHNVPYGRVIQVVDAIREAGFTQVGFVTAAAPAAPPASLGADAK; encoded by the coding sequence ATGTCCTTCACCCCAGGATCCAGGCGCGGCGCCATGGCCGACATCAACATGACGCCCCTCATCGATGTGATGCTGGTGCTGCTGATCATCTTCATGATCGCGGCGCCCATGATGACCACGGGCGTGGATGTGAAGCTGCCCGAAAGCCGCACGGGCCGGAACCTGGAGAGCGAGGCCCTCACGGTGTCCGTCACCTTCGACGGCCGCCTGCAGTTCGACAAGGCCTTCATGGCCCTGCCCGTGCTGGCCAACCAGCTGAAGGCCCGGGCCCAGAGCGGCGGCAAGCGCCCCGTGCTGGTGCGCGCGGACCACAATGTGCCCTACGGCCGCGTCATCCAGGTGGTGGACGCCATCCGGGAGGCGGGCTTCACCCAGGTGGGCTTCGTCACCGCCGCCGCGCCCGCCGCTCCGCCCGCCTCCCTCGGCGCCGACGCGAAATGA
- a CDS encoding MBL fold metallo-hydrolase, which translates to MQFGPWDVQIVSGGTFRLDGGAMFGTVPKVVWNKLYPADEENQILMATNCLLIRGEVDGKKHIILVDNGNGDKETDDFMARFKFEGRGVLDANLAKHGVKPADITLCILTHLHFDHAGGSTRFDAAGGLVPSFPNARHVVQAKDLADAKHPHLRVKASYLPQNWEPLEAAGLLDTVDGTTELLPGISVRPAPGHIEGLQNVVIEGGGQRLVYLADLIPTARHIQPAWVMGYDLDVVTCVNERQKLLQEVAGTGTVCIFEHDPDFPAGTVSRDAKGKYAVTPVAI; encoded by the coding sequence ATGCAGTTCGGTCCCTGGGATGTCCAGATCGTCAGCGGCGGCACCTTCCGGCTGGACGGCGGTGCCATGTTCGGCACGGTGCCGAAGGTCGTCTGGAACAAGCTCTATCCCGCCGACGAGGAGAACCAGATCCTCATGGCCACCAACTGCCTGCTGATCCGCGGCGAGGTGGATGGGAAGAAGCACATCATCCTCGTGGACAACGGCAACGGCGACAAGGAGACCGACGACTTCATGGCCCGCTTCAAGTTCGAGGGCCGGGGCGTGCTGGATGCGAACCTTGCGAAACACGGCGTGAAGCCCGCGGACATCACCCTCTGCATCCTGACCCACCTGCACTTCGACCACGCGGGCGGCAGCACGCGCTTCGACGCGGCCGGCGGGCTCGTCCCCAGCTTTCCCAACGCCCGCCATGTGGTGCAGGCGAAGGATCTCGCCGACGCGAAGCACCCCCACCTGCGGGTGAAGGCCAGCTACCTGCCACAGAACTGGGAGCCCCTGGAGGCCGCGGGCCTCCTCGACACCGTGGACGGCACGACCGAGCTCCTCCCCGGCATCTCCGTGCGCCCCGCCCCCGGCCACATCGAGGGCCTGCAGAATGTGGTGATCGAGGGCGGCGGCCAGCGCCTGGTCTACCTGGCCGACCTCATCCCCACCGCCCGCCACATCCAGCCTGCCTGGGTCATGGGCTACGACCTGGATGTCGTCACCTGCGTGAACGAGCGCCAGAAGCTGCTTCAGGAAGTCGCAGGCACGGGCACCGTCTGCATCTTCGAGCATGATCCCGACTTCCCGGCCGGCACCGTCAGCCGCGATGCGAAGGGGAAGTACGCCGTGACGCCGGTGGCCATTTAG